From the Deltaproteobacteria bacterium genome, one window contains:
- a CDS encoding transporter, producing MTIGACVALAAILPRSAGGQANQFGGQDRADAAARMIVLGVQQGIGSLPPTAGQSFTYEFDRSVDTWVESAHLGPTVLRVAETVGEGKLGLRVAASYFELVETFAPIPYVVSRPPAQPIGVAKLGLRADAHVGVLSVAANYGLTSGLEITINVPVVAVDAQATQAFTTRTATLSDPPKTAPLSGTPIVNDDVAAALRALDEHLAPGGSLSRREESFSALGFDFSDGTHAGLGRVGIGAKYVLYAERVQLAAVPEFFVPSPNADEFAGSDSAAILPRLVGAVDVNGSLKLHLDAGYDYDFDDDQLRRFVWNTGASLAFERATLDAGVGGSKYNRGIKWTPDSAPYQDTLGNVGAITALGDNQLGDNFVDVLLGCKIRLSERSVLGGAVTVPVNDEGFRPAATGTIAVELSW from the coding sequence GTGACAATCGGCGCATGCGTCGCGCTCGCGGCCATCCTGCCGCGCAGCGCCGGCGGACAGGCCAATCAATTCGGCGGCCAGGATCGTGCCGATGCGGCGGCGCGCATGATCGTGCTCGGCGTGCAGCAGGGCATCGGCTCGCTGCCGCCGACCGCGGGGCAATCGTTCACCTACGAGTTCGATCGCTCCGTCGATACCTGGGTGGAGAGCGCCCACCTCGGCCCGACGGTGTTGCGCGTCGCGGAGACAGTCGGTGAAGGAAAGCTCGGCCTGCGGGTGGCGGCGTCGTACTTCGAACTGGTCGAGACCTTCGCCCCGATTCCGTACGTGGTCAGCCGGCCGCCGGCGCAACCGATCGGCGTGGCGAAGCTCGGGCTCCGGGCCGATGCGCACGTGGGCGTGCTGAGCGTGGCTGCCAACTACGGGCTGACCAGTGGGCTTGAAATCACGATCAACGTTCCGGTCGTGGCGGTGGACGCGCAGGCGACGCAAGCCTTCACGACGCGCACCGCGACGTTGAGTGATCCGCCGAAGACCGCGCCGTTGAGCGGCACACCGATCGTGAATGACGACGTGGCCGCTGCATTGCGGGCGTTGGACGAACACCTCGCGCCCGGCGGCAGTCTCTCGCGGCGCGAGGAGAGTTTCAGCGCCCTCGGCTTCGATTTCAGCGACGGCACGCACGCCGGACTGGGCCGCGTCGGCATCGGCGCCAAGTACGTGCTGTATGCGGAGCGCGTGCAGCTGGCGGCGGTGCCCGAGTTCTTCGTCCCGAGTCCGAATGCGGACGAGTTTGCCGGCTCCGACAGCGCGGCCATCCTGCCGCGGCTGGTGGGTGCCGTGGACGTGAACGGCTCGCTCAAGCTCCATCTCGATGCGGGCTACGATTACGACTTCGATGACGACCAGCTGCGCCGCTTCGTCTGGAACACCGGCGCCTCGCTCGCGTTTGAGCGCGCCACCCTCGATGCGGGCGTCGGCGGCTCTAAGTACAATCGCGGCATCAAGTGGACACCCGACAGCGCTCCGTATCAGGACACGCTCGGCAATGTCGGTGCGATCACCGCGCTGGGCGACAATCAGCTAGGCGACAACTTCGTCGATGTTCTGTTGGGATGCAAGATTCGCCTGAGCGAGCGCAGCGTCCTCGGCGGCGCGGTCACCGTTCCGGTGAACGACGAAGGTTTCCGCCCCGCGGCGACGGGCACGATCGCAGTGGAGCTGAGTTGGTAG